The genomic segment CCGAGCAGAACGGCCCGGCTGTCCGTATTTCCTTTGGGCCGCCCCGGGGCCCGTCCTGTTTGTTTTTGTTTCAATTGATGCGCCTTCCCCTCAAACATGTTGCAATATTAACCTTCCGGTATATATAATTATTGACGGTAACATTATAACTCATTATATCGCAATCGAATCGCGAGGGGGAGCTCGAGTGAAGGAAGTACGCGTTCATGGCAAAGGAGTAACGGGCCCCGTCGGCCGATGGGTGACGCTCGCGGTATGGATCGTCGCGGCCGCCCTTTTAAGCGTTCTGCTGCCGCAAGTCGGCAAACAGGAGACCAACAATGCGCCGAATCTGACAGACGGCAGGCCGTCCGTGCAGGCCGCCGCCGTTGCGGAGCGGGAATTCGCCAGCGGCGCGGACGTGCCCGCTTTAATCGTATGGCATAAGAAGGGCGGTCTGGAGGACGGCGATCTGGAAATGATCCGCAAGCTGGCGGGACAATGGACCAGCTCGCCGGTCCCGCATCAGACCTCTGTAATTCCGCTCCATCAAATGCCCGCCGAAGCCCTCAAGGCTCAGCTTTCCGAAGATGGCAGCACGCTCGTAACCCCCGTATTCTTCGATAAAAATGCAGATACGGATCAGTTGAAGGAAAGCGTTGCGGAACTGAAAAAACAAACTGCAGAGTTGACCGGAAGCAATCCGTTCGAAGCGGACCCGGGCAAAGAAGGCGCGCTCAGCGCGCGCGTCACCGGTCCGGTAGGTATCCAGATCGATGCCACGGGACTTTTCGAGAACGCCGACTTCGCGCTTCTGATGGGAACCGTTCTGCTCGTACTCATTTTGCTGCTGCTCATTTACCGGTCTCCCATCCTGGCCTTCATCCCGCTCGTGGGCGTCGGCTTCGCCTACGGCGTCATCAGTCCGCTTCTCGGCTGGATGGCCCGCGAGGGCTGGATCGTCGTCGATTCGCAGGGCATCTCGATCATGACCGTGCTGCTGTTCGGCGCCGGAACGGACTACTGCCTGTTCCTCATCTCGCGTTTCCGGCAGCTCTTGAAGCACGAGACCGATAAAGGAAAGGCGCTTCGCGCCGCGCTGACGGACGCATCAGGCGCCGTCGCGATGAGCGGCATTACTGTCGTGATTGCCCTCCTCACGCTGCTGCTCGCCGAATACGGCGCGTTCCGCCGGTTCGCCGCGCCGTTCAGCATCGCGATTTTTATCATGAGCATCGCCAGCCTGACGCTCGTGCCCGCGCTGCTCGCCGTCATCGGACGCGCCTCCTTCTGGCCGTTCGTTCCGCGCACGCAGCAAATGCGCGAGGAACGCGCCGCGAAGCGCGGCAAGCCAAAGCCTGCGCCCGAGCCCGCTCCCCGCTATCGCACCGGTACGCTCGTCGTGAAACGGCCCGGCTTGATCGCCCTCGTCTCGGTCGTTTGCCTCGCCGTGCTGGCCGGCGTATCGAGCCAGATCAAATTCACGTACGACATTTTATCGTCGTTCCCGTCCACGATGGAATCGAGAGAGGGCTACGCGCTGATCGGCTCCCAATTTTCCGAAGGCGAGCTTGCCCCCGTCAAAGTTATCGTAGATACAGGAGGACGGGAAACCGAACTTGCGGAAAAGTTGTCCGGCTTGCCTTATGTCAGCCGCGTATCCGAACCGGCGCAAGGACAGCAAAATAAGCAAATTGTCGCCTACGACGTGGAGCTGGCTCTTAACCCGTATTCGCTGGAGGCGCTGGACAAAATTCCCGACCTTCGCGAAACTGCGAATGCCGCGCTCGCCCAAGCCGGGGATGCGAAAGCCGCCGACCATGTATGGGTCTCGGGGCAGACCGCGGAGCAGTATGACACGAAAGAAACCGGGGAACGGGATACAAGACTGATTTTGCCGGTCGTTATCGGACTGATCGCTTTGCTGCTGCTCCTTTATTTACGCTCTGTCGTCGCGACCGCCTATTTGGTGGGTACCGTCATCCTGTCGTATTTTTCCGCGCTCGGGCTGGGGTGGCTCGTCATCCACTACGTGCTCGGCGCAGATGCGATACAAGGCTCTATCCCGTTGTATGCGTTCGTGTTTTTGGTGGCGCTCGGGGAGGATTACAACATCTTCATGATCTCGAGCATCTGGCGCAAGCGCAAGGAAATGCCGCTGCGGGACGCGATTCGCGAGGGCGTCGGCGAAACGGGCGGCGTCATCGCCTCGGCCGGCCTCATCCTGGCCGGCACGTTCGCGGTGCTCGCGACGCTGCCGATCCAGGTGCTCGTACAGTTCGGCGTCATCACCGCGATCGGCGTGCTGCTGGATACGTTCCTCGTTAGGCCGTTTTTGGTGCCGGCCATCACGGCGCTGCTCGGCGACCGGTCATTCTGGCCGGGGAAGAGACAACTGACGGAGAAGGCGAAGCTGCGCGGTTAACAATTAAAGAGCGGTCCCCAGCGTCTTTAGGCACAGGGGACCGCTCTTGTTGTGATTGGGCTCGCAAGGTATTGCTTGGAGGTGCGTTCGCCTGCATTACGCCAAGTGCTCACCTCGCGCATTTGCCCCCGCCAACAGACCCATCGCCTGCACTACGACAGGCGATCGCACATATGCACCCGCCAATAGGCCCATCGCCTGCACTACGACAGGCGATCGCCCATTACTTTTACCCATCAAGCCTCGCGCGATAAGAAAAACCATCAGGGATTATCACCCTGACGGTCCTTTTAAGTTTGGCGGATATCTGAAACTGGCATCGCACGGAACGCAGGTTGATAGCTCGTTCTACAGCAGTCCTGACGGACCCGCATGTCTTCGCCCGTATTGTTCCTTTTCCGCAATGCCTGCAAATATACATCTTTTTATGCCGATCTCGCCCCGTTAAAACAGGAAAGATGCAAAAACGCAGTTATTTTACGCCATCAGCCGGATTTCTGACTTGAACTTTGCATTTACCTGCATATTTGCAGGTATTTCATCAGGTGGTCCGAGTCGGTAGAGAATACCTGCACGAATGCAGTTATTTGGCCCGTCAATCATCCATAAAGTGACGGTACGCCGAAATCGCGCTTACCTTTCCGCAAATAGCCGCCCAAATATATGCTCTTTGACCTTCAGTCATAACCACCGGCTTAGCCGGTGGCTTCCATCTGCCCTATAAGGGCATGTTACAAGCACGCGCCTATAAGGCGCATTGAAGATCTGCCAACCGCGTGCTACCACGGGCGAGCCCCTAAAGGGGCCACGTTACCTGCCCTTTTTTGTCGACTCACCCGTAAACGGGTCAATCAGTTCTTTCATCGTAAGTTGTTCATAATTTTTGTCTTTTACCATCTGGTTACGGATGTATTCTTCAATTACTTTTTTGTTTCGACCTACTGTGTCCACGAAATACCCTCTGCACCAAAATTGACGGCTTCCGTATCGATATTTCATATTGGCAAATTTGTCAAATATCATGAGCGAGATTTTGCCCTTCAGATACCCCATAAATTCCAAAACACTTAATTTTGGCGGTATGCTCACCAACATATGAATGTGGTCAGGGCAAGCTTCGGCTCCAATGATTTCAACGCCTTTTCGCTCACATAACTCCCGCAGTATCTTTCCGATTTCTCTTTTTAACTTCCCGTAGATGACTTGTCTTCGATATTTCGGTGCAAATACGATATGATATTTGCAGTTCCATTTGGTGTGTGCTAGACTGCTCTTGTCCATTCCCTTGTCCTCCTTGATTGATGGTGCAGTTGGCAGACCGGCTACCATCTTAGCATGGAGTTCAAGGGATTTTTACTCATAGCTATAAGCTTTTGGAACCCCCAGTCGAACTGGGGGTTTTCGTATACAAAAAAACGCCAGGCAGCTCCGCCTGGCGGTCTCTCTCGTCTTTGTCTTCTATTCCGGGCGCCGCGCGACAAAAAACAGTCGTTCGCTCTCAGCCGTCGGCGCATGCCAGGAAAAGTCGGCGCAGCGGTGAAGCAGCTCAAAACCCGCTTCCGTCAGCTGACCGGCGAGCCAATCCGGCTCGTAGGCGCGCTGTACGTGTCCCTCTTCAAACCGTCTGTACAAGCCGGCGCCGGCCCCGCCTTCCTCGCGTACGAAGAAGGTAAGCTCATGCTCCACCTCCCGGCGGTCGGGATCGTAATCGCACGTCCACAAATAGGCGATGTCCTTGTCGTCGAGCACGAACGGCTGCTCCTCGCCGTAGCGGGCGAGCTGCGACGGCGCATGCACGTCGAAGACGAACAACCCGCCGGGCCTGAGGCCGGCATACGAATGCTTAAACGACGAGACCACGTCCTCGGGCTCCGTCAAGTAGTTCAAGCTGTCGCAAAACGACAGCACGCAATCGACGGGCTCGGGAATCTCCCAGTCCCGCATGTCCTGCTGCAGCCAACGAATGCCGCCTTCCTCGCCGCCCGAGGCGCGGCCGATGCCGCGTTGAGGCACGGACTCCCACTTGGCGCGGGCGACGGACAGCATGTCCGCCGACAGGTCGATGCCGAATATGCGAAATCCGGACTTGGCAAGCGGTATGGCAATATTGCCCGTCCCGCAGCCCAAATCGACGACCGTCCCGGGCATGCCGTATTTCTCCCAGCATTGTCTGGCAAAGCTCAGCCATTCCGGGTACGGCATATCCTCCATCAACCGGTCGTAGACCGAGGCGAACTCACGATAGCTGCGCATGGATGTCTCCTCGTTGTCGGGCCCCGCCTTCCTAAATTCCGGAATCCGGGGCCTTTCAGTTTTCGATGGCCGGGCGTCTCAAACGAAGCGCCTCAGGCCAGTGTCTGTTGGCGACAGTCCGAATCGCTGCCGCTGCCTTTACTCCGGCGTCGGAGCGGCGCCGGCATCCCGCGAAGCTCCCATATCCCGCGATGCTCCCACATCCTGCTCGCTCCCTTCAGAAGCGGCAAGCCGGGTCCAATTCCCGTCCTGCACCACGAGCCTGTCCTTCATGAGCTTGCCGAGCGCGCGCTTGAAAGCGGACTTGCTGAGTCCGAACCGCTTCTGGACAACGTCCGCAGGCGTCGAATCAGAATACGGCATCGCACCGCCCGGCCTTGCCTGCAAAAAGGCCAGAATGCGGTCCGAGTCCTCCAGACGACCGACTTCCTTGGCCGGCCGCATCGACATCGTCACTCTGCCGTCGTCCCGTACCTGCGTCACGCGTGCGGTCGTCTTTTCGCCGAGCCGCAGCGGGTGGATCATGGACGCGTTCGGCAAGTAGCCGAGCGCCCCGTATCCAAGCACGCCACCGTGCGCGAGTACGAACACGCCATCCTTATAAATATCGGTCACCCAGCATTCCCGTTGTTCGTGGTGCCAGGAAGACGGCGCGCGGAACACGACGCGCTCGTAATCTTCGATCTTGGCAAGGCGGGCCAGCATGCGCCCTTCCTTGTCGTGCTTCATGATCACATGAAGCTCGTCGCCCGGCTGCGGCCAGCGGTCGCGGTTATCCGGCAGCTCCTTGATCGGCAACAGCAGCTGGCGCCCGATGCCGAGCTCGAGGAAACAGCCGAATCGCGGATGAAAGTCGGCCATAACAAGCCGGCCCATCTGCCCAAGCTGTAGCAGCGGCCGGCGGGTCGTCGCCGTCAAGCGGCCTTTGTCGTCATGGAAAAGGAAGACGTCCGCCGAATCGCCGACCGAAGGACGATTGCCCGATGCTTCGCCGTAAGGGAGCAGCACCTCGGGCGAAGTCTCCGCCTCGTCTTCGGCCAGAAACCAGCCGTAAGGCGACACCTCGCGCCGCACCAGCAGACTGGCCGTCGTGCCGGCGATCAACGTCATGCGAATTCAACCGCCTTCGCGTCCGACCACAAGCGCTCGAGCGAGTAGTATTCGCGTTCGTCCCGATGGAAGACGTGCGCGACGACGTCGCCCATGTCGATGAGCACCCATCTCGCCGTATCCATGCCTTCGATCCTGACGCGGGCGCCGGCTTCCTCTGCGCGCTTCTTGATCTCGGTCGAGATCGATTGGACCTGCGTATCCGAATTGCCGTGGCAAATGACGAAGTAATCCGCCACCAGCGAAATATGCTGCAAGTTAAGCGCCACGATGTCGTTTGCTTTTTTGTCGTCGGCCGCGTCCACGACCTGCCTCATCAACTGTTCCGATTTTGCCATCGTTCAGCCTCCCTCAAGATTTAATCGTAGTGCCCGCCGCGCGAATTTCCCTTACCAGGTCGTTACGCGCCAATACCGTCAGCGGGAAAATCGTTTTTCCTTTTTCCAATAAATGAACGATCGTCGAGTCGAAGCCCGCGACCAGCGCCTCATTAAGATTCGTCTCCGCAAGCTCGCGGATGCGCTCTACGCCGGGAAATGCCCGGCTCGGCTCCATGTAGTCCGCAAGGCAGACGATGCGGTCCAGTAACGTCATGTTCTCCCGGCCCGATGTATGATAGCGTACGGCATCCAGCACTTCTTCATCCTCGACGCCCAACTCCTCGCGAACCGCCCAAGCCCCGACATGCGCATGCCATAGCTCCTTGTCGTATTCCAGCAGCTCGGGCGGCAGGCCTTGCTCGCGGATGATCCGCTCCATACGGTCCGTCTGCCAGGCCTTGGCATAATCGTGCAGCAGCGCGGCAAGCCATGCCTTGTCCGGATCGCCGCCGTATCGCTGCGCCAGCACGAACGCCGTATCTACGACGCCGGCGACGTGCCGGTACCGCTTTTCGGGCATCTGGCGCTTGACGGCCTCAATCAACAGTTCGCGATCCATACAAACCCTTCCTTTCGATCTCCGCTCTTACGCGCTCGGGCACCATGTACCGGATCGTCCGCCCTTCGGCGCAGCGCCTGCGGATATCGGTGGACGAAATGCCGATTCCCGGCATCTCTCCGCGCACGATACGGTCCCGCAGATACGGCGGCAGCTCGGCTTCGGCTTCTGAACGGCCTGCATCTGCGCCGCTTACCGGACGATTCAGCGTAATAAAGACGACAAGGCTTGCCAGCTCTTCGATGCGCCTCCAACGCGGCAGGTCGTCCCGCATGTCAGCGCCGACGATCCAGTAGAACGCCACGTCCGGATAGCGTTCGCGCAGCTCCAGCACGGTGTCGATCGTATAGGAGGCGCCCTGCCGGTCGAGTTCGGCCGCCTCCACCCGGAACGACGGATGCTCCGCAATCGCTGCCTCCACGAGCGCCCGGCGCTGCTCGCCGGAAGCGCCGGGCTGCGGCTTGTGGACGGGCACGGAGGTCGGTATGAACCAGACCTCGCTTAAGTCCGCCGCCTCGCGCGCCGCTTCGGCCGCAAGCAAATGGCCGATATGGACAGGGTCGAAGGTGCCGCCCATCAGCCCGATGCGTCTCATGCGCGTACCTCCTTTAAGGGAGCTGGATCTGCTTGTTGTCGCGGGATTCCTTGTACAGCACGATCGTCTTGCCGATCACCTGTACGAGCTCGGCGCCCGAGCGCTCGGAAAGCTCCTTGGCGACTTCGTAACGGTCATCGTCGTTGTTATTCAGGATCGACACCTTGATCAATTCGCGCACTTCGAGCGCTTCCTCGATATGGCGGATCAGATGGTCGTTCGTGCCGCCCTTGCCGACCTGGAAGATCGGGGTCAGGTGATGGGCCTCGGAACGCAAAAATCGTTTTTGTTTGCCGGTCAGCATGCGTATTCCCTGCTCTCTGATAGATAAATGTTCAAACCTTCGCCGCTTCGGAAAAGGAAGCCAGCACCGCTTCGCGCATCGCCGCCGCCGGTGCAGGGCGCCCCGTCCAATATTCGAACGCATAGGCGCCTTGATAAACGAACATGCCGAGACCGCCGTGAATGCGGCAGCCCCGCCGCTCCGCACCGTGCAAAAACGCTGTCGTCAGCGGATTATAAATGAGATCGCTCGCGACAGCGCCCGGACGCAGCCAGGCCGGATCGGCGGGAACCGCCTCCGTATGGGGGGCCATGCCGACGGACGTCGTATTGATGACGATGTCCGCCGCTCCGCACGCCTCCGCCAGCAAATGCCAAGGCAAAGCCTTCAGGCGGCCGCCGGACTCGAACGCCGCGGCAAGCTCCTCCGCCCGCGCCTCGGTCCGATTCGCGACAAGCACCTCTGCCGGGGCCTCCCGCAGCAGCGCCCAGACGATGCCCCGCGCAGCGCCGCCGGCGCCCAGCACAAGGATGCGCTTGCCGGCCAGATCCGGCTCCGCTTCTTCCTTAAGCGAACGGACGTAGCCGATACCATCCGTATTGTAGCCGGCGAGCCTGCCGTCAACGTTCACGATCGTATTGACCGCGCCGATCGCCTTGGCGCTCTCGTCGATCTCGTCCAGGTAATTCATGACTTCGATCTTGTGCGGGATCGTCACGTTCAGGCCGCGGAAGCCGAGCGCGCGAATGCCTCGGATCGCGTCGCCGAGCCGGTCGGGCGCCACGTGGAAGGCGCCGTATGCGCCGTTCACACCGCTCTCTCTAAACGCCCTGCCGAGCATGATCGGCGATCTGGAATGGCGGATCGGGTCCCCGATAACGCCGTAAAGTATCGTATGACTGTCCATGCCAGCGGCTTCCTCCCGACTCACAAGATGCAATCCCTGAGCAATACCTTGATGCCTTTGGGCGCGTATACGTCTACGACGGCGCCGGTCGAGCCGTTTGCCTTGATCCAGCCGAGCCCGGATATGAATATATCCTTCGGTCCGCCTGGCGGGATGCGCAAATTGTGCCGTACGAGCGGCGGCATGTCCGCCAGCTCCTCGCGGGACGGCGGAGACAGCATCTCGCCGCGATGATTGTCGTACAGCTCGTCGGCCCGCTCCTGCTTGGTGCGGTGCACGGGAATGCCGGAAGACAGATACGCGGTGAACGACTGGCGCTCTCCTGCCGTAAAGTCGAAGCGGGCCAGCCCGCCGAAAAACAGCGTCTGCTTTTCGTAAAACTGGTAGGTCAGAGGCTTGAGCGGCTTGTCCGGCAGCAGCGCATGCAGCGTCTCGCGCGGAACGATCTCCGACAAGCGCGACTTGTATACGATGCCGGGCATGTCGATAATGCTGCGGCCGTCGTCCAGCGGAATGCTGATCGCGTCCAGCGTCGTGCCCGGATAGCGAGACACCGTCAATTCCCTGCCCAGATCGCTGTAATCGGCGATGAGCCGATTGACGAGCGTGCTCTTGCCGACATTGGTCGCGCCCACGACATAGACGTCGCGATCGCCCCGCAGTTCCCCGATCGCCTCGACGACCCGGTCGAAGCCGATGTTGCGGCGCGCGCTGCACAGGACGACGTCGACGACGCGTAGGCCGCCGGCCTTGGCTTGCTTTTGAACCCAATTGCGAAGCCTGTTCCAATTGGTCACCTTAGGCAACAGGTCGATCTTGTTCACGACGAGCAGCACCGGGTTGTTGCCCACGAAGCGCTGCAAACCCGAGATCATCGAGCCCTCGAAGTCGAACAGGTCGACGATATGCACGACGAGACTGTTCGTGGATCCGATGCCGCCGAGCAAACGCAAAAAATCGTCCTGATCGATGGCGACCGACGAGGCGTCGTTGTAATGTTTAATTCGGAAACAGCGCTGGCAGATGATCGGCTCGCGCTCGCGGGCGGCTTCGGGCACGAATCCCGGCCTCGACGCGTCTTCAATCTGCAGCGATACGCCGCAGCCCGCGCACTTTTTCGTACTCCAATTATTCTCGATTGTCGGCAATGCTACTTGTCCCCCTTATCCGGCCACAAGCCCTGCTTGGTCAGCCTTGACAGCGCGATCTTCTCCACGCGGCGGTTCATCCTCGTGCCCCAGCCTTCCTCCGCTCTCGCGATCGGCGTCACGAGAATCGTATGCAGGCCCATCCGTCGTCCGCCCAGCACGTCGGTCATCATCTGGTCGCCGACGACCACCGCCTGTTCGGCCTTGAGACCCAGCAAGTTCAGCGCTTGCTTAAACGCCTTGTTAAACGGCTTGCGCGCCGCCGGAATGAACGGAATGCCTAGCGGCTCGGCGAACTTCGCCACGCGCGTTAAGTTGTTGTTCGATAAAATGACGACCTGGAATCCGAGCGACTTGACCTTGTCCAGCCAAGCGATCAGCTCAGGCGTCGCAAGCGGGGTGCGCGCGCTTACGAGCGTGTTGTCCAGATCGGTGATAATGCCGCGTACGCCCATGCTAGCTAGCGACGCCAGATCTATATCGAAGACGGTGCCCACGAGTTGATGGGGCAGCAATCGTTCAAACATGCCGCAATGCTCCAGTCTTTATCGGATTGTTCAAAATATACCACACCCGCCCCGGCCTTGCAAAAGGGAACGCTGTCGCCGCCCCGATCGGCATGTTGCGCGGAAATAAAAAAAGAAGCGCCTCGACGGGCGCTCCTTAAGCGTTTATAGCGACTTGCGGATCTTGTCGGCCATGGCGTTGAATTGCTCCAGATCGCCTTCGCCTCCGGATTGACCGCCGTAGCGGGCGGACTCGAACTTGCGCAGCACGCCATCGAATTCGGGCTGCAAGGAGGAGAAGCGTCCGCTCCAGGCGGTAAACGACTCCCGCAGCGTGTCATGCTGGCTGCGCTTCAAGCCTCGTCTGCCGAGATAGGCGATAAGACGCTCCATCTCCCGCACGATCCGCTGGTTCGGCGTCGCGCCGCGGTAGCGGACGCGGCGCCATACCGTCGCCGTCCAGGCGCGCCTGCGGACGAGCAGCGCAGCGACGCCGACTACGATCAGCGAGGCGCCGGCGATCGTCCATGTCATAGCCGACCAGCCGCCTTTTTGCGTCGCAGTCTCCGTCTCTTCGGTGGCGGTGTCGTCTGCGCCGACCGTCGAATCCGGCGTAGCGATCGGCGCGATCTCGGCCATCGGCTGAGGTACGGTAAAGCCGGACGTCGGCTCGAACGGAACCCACCCGACGCCTTCGAAGTAAACTTCCGCCCAGGAATGCGCATCCGCATTGCGGACGGTGTACGTGCCGGCGCCGTTCGGATCGGCGATATAACCGAGGCCGCTGCGGAAGCCTTCTTCGTCCATCTGATTGCTGCCTGTGGCATAGCCCTTGACCCACCGCGTCGGCAGCCCCAGGGAGCGAGCCAGCACGACGAAAGCGGTGGAGTAATAATCGCAGTAACCTTGCTTGATCTCGAACAGGAAAGCGTCTGCGATATCCTTGCTTTTCTGCAGGCTCACGTCCGGCGTGTTCGTGTACAGATAATTCGTTCTCAGATAGCTCTCGAGCGCCTTGGCCGCGTCGTAATCGTTGCCAGCGTCCGCCGTAATCGAGAGGGCCAGCTCCGAGACCCGGGCCGGAACTACCGGCAGTTGTCCGTAGGGGGTCAGATCGAAGGGCGCCTCGGCCTCCTTCGAGCGGGTCGCCCGCAGCTTGTCTTCGTCGATTACGATCATGTCGGATACGACGGTGTAGGATTCCACCGTGGCGGAGCGCTGGAACTTGAGCTCCTGCTCTTCCTTGTTCCATGTAAGCCTGGCATTGCCGTTCACGCCCTGCCACTCCGACAGGCCGTCGATCGCTCCCGCGCCGAACAGCACGGGAAGTCGGTCTTTGCGCAAAATGTGGAACGTCTGCGTTACCTTTTTCGTCTCGATGCCATCGAGCGTAGGTTTGTCCGCCGGCAGCTCGGCCTCGCCGGGAGCCGCGGACGTCGTTTCCATCCCTTTGCGGTCCGTCCATCCTTGTCCGGTATAAACCGCCTTCGTCTCCCCGCGCCAGTAGGCCCGCTGGCTCGTATCCACCGTCATGACGGGCGAATAGTCGAATTCGAAGCCGCCGCCGATCTTGGCGTCGCTGCGCCCGTATCCCGACTTGGAGGACGGTCCGGATCCCGTACCGCCGCTGTCGCCGCCTCCGATATAGCCGCCTTCGCCGGAAAAGGCCGGCACTTCTTTGTTCTGTGCCTGAAGCCACAGCGTATACGGATCCTCCAGCAGCACGGGGGCGCGCGGCACCGCGATGCCCGCGAGCATGAGCAGGCCGATGACGATAATCGCAGGCACGGCTAGCTCGAACGGACGCTCGGCGAGCGCGCTCCAGCTCTCGAAGTGCCGCTCTCTCAATTGCCTGAGATGAAGAACGACAAGCCAACCGAGCCCGGCCACCACGGCCCAGGCGATGTTCGTCCAAAGCTCGAGCGGAAAAAAGGAATCGATGATGGCAAGGGTGGCGATCGACATCAGAATAAAGCCGATGGCCCTGATCTTGTTCGTGCCCAGATAGGCCATGTAATGAATGATCAGCACGACGCCGGCCGTGAT from the Cohnella hashimotonis genome contains:
- a CDS encoding class I SAM-dependent DNA methyltransferase; translation: MRSYREFASVYDRLMEDMPYPEWLSFARQCWEKYGMPGTVVDLGCGTGNIAIPLAKSGFRIFGIDLSADMLSVARAKWESVPQRGIGRASGGEEGGIRWLQQDMRDWEIPEPVDCVLSFCDSLNYLTEPEDVVSSFKHSYAGLRPGGLFVFDVHAPSQLARYGEEQPFVLDDKDIAYLWTCDYDPDRREVEHELTFFVREEGGAGAGLYRRFEEGHVQRAYEPDWLAGQLTEAGFELLHRCADFSWHAPTAESERLFFVARRPE
- the yqeK gene encoding bis(5'-nucleosyl)-tetraphosphatase (symmetrical) YqeK; amino-acid sequence: MDRELLIEAVKRQMPEKRYRHVAGVVDTAFVLAQRYGGDPDKAWLAALLHDYAKAWQTDRMERIIREQGLPPELLEYDKELWHAHVGAWAVREELGVEDEEVLDAVRYHTSGRENMTLLDRIVCLADYMEPSRAFPGVERIRELAETNLNEALVAGFDSTIVHLLEKGKTIFPLTVLARNDLVREIRAAGTTIKS
- the tnpA gene encoding IS200/IS605 family transposase; amino-acid sequence: MDKSSLAHTKWNCKYHIVFAPKYRRQVIYGKLKREIGKILRELCERKGVEIIGAEACPDHIHMLVSIPPKLSVLEFMGYLKGKISLMIFDKFANMKYRYGSRQFWCRGYFVDTVGRNKKVIEEYIRNQMVKDKNYEQLTMKELIDPFTGESTKKGR
- a CDS encoding CvfB family protein; amino-acid sequence: MTLIAGTTASLLVRREVSPYGWFLAEDEAETSPEVLLPYGEASGNRPSVGDSADVFLFHDDKGRLTATTRRPLLQLGQMGRLVMADFHPRFGCFLELGIGRQLLLPIKELPDNRDRWPQPGDELHVIMKHDKEGRMLARLAKIEDYERVVFRAPSSWHHEQRECWVTDIYKDGVFVLAHGGVLGYGALGYLPNASMIHPLRLGEKTTARVTQVRDDGRVTMSMRPAKEVGRLEDSDRILAFLQARPGGAMPYSDSTPADVVQKRFGLSKSAFKRALGKLMKDRLVVQDGNWTRLAASEGSEQDVGASRDMGASRDAGAAPTPE
- the yhbY gene encoding ribosome assembly RNA-binding protein YhbY → MLTGKQKRFLRSEAHHLTPIFQVGKGGTNDHLIRHIEEALEVRELIKVSILNNNDDDRYEVAKELSERSGAELVQVIGKTIVLYKESRDNKQIQLP
- a CDS encoding YqeG family HAD IIIA-type phosphatase, which codes for MFERLLPHQLVGTVFDIDLASLASMGVRGIITDLDNTLVSARTPLATPELIAWLDKVKSLGFQVVILSNNNLTRVAKFAEPLGIPFIPAARKPFNKAFKQALNLLGLKAEQAVVVGDQMMTDVLGGRRMGLHTILVTPIARAEEGWGTRMNRRVEKIALSRLTKQGLWPDKGDK
- a CDS encoding shikimate dehydrogenase, whose protein sequence is MDSHTILYGVIGDPIRHSRSPIMLGRAFRESGVNGAYGAFHVAPDRLGDAIRGIRALGFRGLNVTIPHKIEVMNYLDEIDESAKAIGAVNTIVNVDGRLAGYNTDGIGYVRSLKEEAEPDLAGKRILVLGAGGAARGIVWALLREAPAEVLVANRTEARAEELAAAFESGGRLKALPWHLLAEACGAADIVINTTSVGMAPHTEAVPADPAWLRPGAVASDLIYNPLTTAFLHGAERRGCRIHGGLGMFVYQGAYAFEYWTGRPAPAAAMREAVLASFSEAAKV
- the rsfS gene encoding ribosome silencing factor; the encoded protein is MAKSEQLMRQVVDAADDKKANDIVALNLQHISLVADYFVICHGNSDTQVQSISTEIKKRAEEAGARVRIEGMDTARWVLIDMGDVVAHVFHRDEREYYSLERLWSDAKAVEFA
- a CDS encoding MMPL family transporter yields the protein MKEVRVHGKGVTGPVGRWVTLAVWIVAAALLSVLLPQVGKQETNNAPNLTDGRPSVQAAAVAEREFASGADVPALIVWHKKGGLEDGDLEMIRKLAGQWTSSPVPHQTSVIPLHQMPAEALKAQLSEDGSTLVTPVFFDKNADTDQLKESVAELKKQTAELTGSNPFEADPGKEGALSARVTGPVGIQIDATGLFENADFALLMGTVLLVLILLLLIYRSPILAFIPLVGVGFAYGVISPLLGWMAREGWIVVDSQGISIMTVLLFGAGTDYCLFLISRFRQLLKHETDKGKALRAALTDASGAVAMSGITVVIALLTLLLAEYGAFRRFAAPFSIAIFIMSIASLTLVPALLAVIGRASFWPFVPRTQQMREERAAKRGKPKPAPEPAPRYRTGTLVVKRPGLIALVSVVCLAVLAGVSSQIKFTYDILSSFPSTMESREGYALIGSQFSEGELAPVKVIVDTGGRETELAEKLSGLPYVSRVSEPAQGQQNKQIVAYDVELALNPYSLEALDKIPDLRETANAALAQAGDAKAADHVWVSGQTAEQYDTKETGERDTRLILPVVIGLIALLLLLYLRSVVATAYLVGTVILSYFSALGLGWLVIHYVLGADAIQGSIPLYAFVFLVALGEDYNIFMISSIWRKRKEMPLRDAIREGVGETGGVIASAGLILAGTFAVLATLPIQVLVQFGVITAIGVLLDTFLVRPFLVPAITALLGDRSFWPGKRQLTEKAKLRG
- the yqeH gene encoding ribosome biogenesis GTPase YqeH: MENNWSTKKCAGCGVSLQIEDASRPGFVPEAAREREPIICQRCFRIKHYNDASSVAIDQDDFLRLLGGIGSTNSLVVHIVDLFDFEGSMISGLQRFVGNNPVLLVVNKIDLLPKVTNWNRLRNWVQKQAKAGGLRVVDVVLCSARRNIGFDRVVEAIGELRGDRDVYVVGATNVGKSTLVNRLIADYSDLGRELTVSRYPGTTLDAISIPLDDGRSIIDMPGIVYKSRLSEIVPRETLHALLPDKPLKPLTYQFYEKQTLFFGGLARFDFTAGERQSFTAYLSSGIPVHRTKQERADELYDNHRGEMLSPPSREELADMPPLVRHNLRIPPGGPKDIFISGLGWIKANGSTGAVVDVYAPKGIKVLLRDCIL
- the nadD gene encoding nicotinate-nucleotide adenylyltransferase, whose amino-acid sequence is MRRIGLMGGTFDPVHIGHLLAAEAAREAADLSEVWFIPTSVPVHKPQPGASGEQRRALVEAAIAEHPSFRVEAAELDRQGASYTIDTVLELRERYPDVAFYWIVGADMRDDLPRWRRIEELASLVVFITLNRPVSGADAGRSEAEAELPPYLRDRIVRGEMPGIGISSTDIRRRCAEGRTIRYMVPERVRAEIERKGLYGSRTVD